The Rhizoctonia solani chromosome 14, complete sequence genome has a segment encoding these proteins:
- a CDS encoding queuine tRNA-ribosyltransferase, with translation MPANTAEFIQTQCIRGCRKVRPSDYISYVSGANPDIVIAPGDTPFTPPPYSQKRIEKSITRSLSWLTHLATGLAPRPIFAPLMGGSNANARAAFAHSLVESLDPSDWQKLNPGRNINERARGNDEGSIVAPTTVSEVTATIHPIIERLDETLTGYVLEIAPIQSELRAQLGKQNGVVPPPLPTTAPSARAHAFATNVLAAPDPLESDILNYTEDIDARLSELVRSSLDHLSSHKPRLALGLALASPHIMLGLIEQGVDLIDSALAIRCASAGVALDFVFPVVGEHSGEKLDVGHNLYDTRYEQQFVELSSEFTGASNLSSSDKPTCYCSACSPVWDTQPVEHSKIDELALEGEGPHFAPPYTRAYIHHLLHTHEMSAHTLLTFHNLAVVEAMMAGARSTIENGNFEKELRLFEARYDGSMQVLRDAEKAWRGVDRARGKGRLAREKAEKAQYALEE, from the coding sequence TATCATACGTCTCTGGCGCTAATCCTGATATTGTCATCGCTCCTGGAGATACACCCTTCACCCCTCCCCCATATTCACAAAAACGAATAGAGAAAAGCATAACTCGGTCCTTGAGCTGGCTCACTCATCTCGCAACCGGCCTTGCTCCAAGGCCAATATTTGCTCCTCTGATGGGCGGTAGCAACGCCAATGCACGCGCAGCATTCGCCCACAGTTTGGTAGAATCACTAGATCCATCTGATTGGCAAAAACTCAATCCTGGGAGAAACATCAACGAGAGAGCGCGCGGGAACGATGAAGGGTCGATCGTGGCCCCAACAACAGTTTCTGAGGTTACTGCTACGATCCATCCGATCATCGAACGTCTTGATGAAACATTGACAGGATATGTCCTCGAGATTGCCCCTATCCAATCGGAGTTACGAGCCCAACTGGGGAAGCAAAATGGCGTGGTCCCCCCTCCATTGCCAACTACTGCCCCTTCGGCCCGGGCTCATGCGTTTGCCACAAACGTTCTTGCCGCGCCTGACCCACTCGAATCAGATATCCTAAATTATACCGAGGACATAGATGCTCGATTGTCTGAACTCGTGCGGTCTTCCCTTGATCATTTGTCCTCACACAAACCTCGACTTGCACTTGGCCTCGCATTGGCCTCGCCCCATATTATGCTCGGATTGATCGAACAAGGTGTAGATCTTATCGATTCAGCACTCGCAATTCGGTGTGCCAGCGCAGGAGTTGCTCTGGACTTTGTATTTCCCGTGGTTGGCGAACACTCTGGAGAGAAGCTGGACGTTGGTCACAACCTTTATGATACCCGCTACGAGCAGCAATTCGTCGAGCTTTCTAGTGAATTTACTGGCGCATCGAACTTGAGTTCATCCGATAAGCCAACTTGCTACTGCTCCGCGTGCTCGCCCGTCTGGGACACGCAACCAGTAGAACATAGCAAGATTGATGAATTGGCCTTGGAAGGGGAGGGACCCCACTTTGCCCCGCCTTATACTCGCGCGTACATTCACCATCTTTTGCACACGCACGAAATGAGCGCGCACACGCTGCTTACTTTCCACAATCTCGCAGTAGTGGAAGCTATGATGGCGGGCGCTCGTTCCACGATTGAGAACGGAAATTTTGAGAAGGAGTTACGATTGTTTGAAGCAAGGTATGATGGTAGCATGCAGGTACTTCGTGATGCGGAGAAAGCATGGAGGGGTGTAGATCGGGCAAGGGGAAAGGGACGACTTGCGAGGGAAAAGGCAGAAAAGGCGCAATACGCTTTAGAAGAATAA